Sequence from the Primulina huaijiensis isolate GDHJ02 chromosome 16, ASM1229523v2, whole genome shotgun sequence genome:
ACTGTAATTTTTAGAGGTTATAGGTTGATCACGGTGGACCTATTACCTTTATCGTTACAGGCTTAATTGATACTTATAGGATTGTGCAAGTGGCCGAAGTAAATCATTTTCATGGGCAAAAACttgcgtgagacggtctcacgggtcgtatttgtgagacggatctcttatttgggtcatccatgaaaaagtattactttttatgctaatagtattactttttattgtgaatatgggtaggattgacccgtctcacagataaagatccgtgagacggtctcacatgagacccactcatttTCATGAATAATATTTGGCTCAGATGTTGATCCAATATTTTTGTGTAAAATGGTATAAGCAAAAGATTGAAACATTTATAGTTTTATATATTATGGAATTATTTAAACTTTTCtcaaaaaagttaaaattttcgtaaatatcctagagtaagtctcttgtgagacggtctcacatatttttatctgtgagacgggtcaactctaccgatattcacaataaaaaataatactattagaaaaatcaatcataaaattccaaGAAATCTTTTTTACCCTAATTATGCAATTCGAAATTTCTCATAATCGACATCAATGCCCCTTGTACATCAAAGATTCATGGATAACTAAAAAAATGCCCATTATATAGATATCCCAGAATTTCCATGCaaataaaatacaaaggaaaaaaaactgaaaaagCCCAGATGAAGGTTCTTTCAAGTCATAAACTATGGCTCTGCCCTTGCAAAACTGAACCAGTTTCTTTCAGGAAAAAGTACTCTCTTTCATTGGCACCATATTATACCTCTCGATCAGCAAAATGTTGCAATATCGGATCTCCTTGCCTTGTTGAGTATCAATCACAAGTATTGTTTGTGTATCCTGGATCTGTTCTCTTCCCACCATAGCCTTGCATGCACATCCCCGAATTTCTCTCGGCTAAAATAGATTTCGATTTTAAGTCAAATTAGAACAAGTACTGAACAGCAAGACTTCTACTCAAGGTTCAATTCAATCTTAAAAGTCTTAAGGTGGAGAAAATACTGTAAACATTCATGACCATCTATGTTGCATTTATTTAAGAACACGGGAGACTAGCGGGAGCGAGTTGCAATCTTGTTTAACAGACGGACTCTCTGCTACTACTCTATAATAATACTGAAATCCATTGGAACAGCTGAGTCCTGGGCCTGATCAAGTAAGACTCTCCTTTATCATGAGGGGACTAGTTCATATTTGTCCACGCGTTACAAAAATAATTAGTCCATGTTGCTATAGCAGTCCATTGCTTGCATATACTATTTATTACATTTTTCACAATTCGATTAGGGACTCAGTAGTACAGGAATGATATTTCAGATAGAGATGTGAAACGCAATTAATCAAGACAAGTTAAGGAAACATATATACTAACCTGAATCTCACACGTCTCATTTCTTTTTTACCATCAGGCAGTGCTCGAATTGTAATATACACACCGGGCTCGTCCTGTTCGACCCATTCACTTTCCAGATCGCTGACATTGCTTATAGATATCTCTCCAGAGCGATCAGCATCTCTCGAGGAGCTAGCTCGAATTGAAACATCCATGGAGGATGTCTCTGTTTTAGTACCACTGATACTTGAGAGTTTTGGTGTTGAGGAAACACCACATGAATCGTAGTTAGAGCGAGAATGTGTCGATTGATGGTCTAGTGAATCCGATGATGAGTATGATATCCCATTTCCCACCTGCCGAAAAAAGGTATGAGGCAGAGGTTCTCTACCTAATGGTGGCGTAACCGGGCTGTTTTGAATAGATTCAATCTTTGAACTGCTGCTGCCATCTTCGGATCTCGGAGTTGTTGGAAGGGGAAAAGCTTGGCGATTTAATCTTTGTACGTTGTAAAGTTCTATCACCTTTTCACAATTTTCGGCCCACCACCTTTGGGCTTGCCATTGGTTGAATGTTTCTCGGCTAAAGAATCATGAAATTGCAAACAGTTTGAGCAAAATTTACGGTGATTAAGGAACAAGACTTCCTATCATCATCATTCACCGcacaattcaaatattatatgataCGTCTGAGGAATCATTCTGACTTATCAAAGaatcattttaaactttatTTCA
This genomic interval carries:
- the LOC140961500 gene encoding protein Brevis radix-like 4, with the protein product MLTCIARSKQTSDESSVDHQGEKPSSNVTPNKQSIKNLSSQIKDMALKASGAYRHCAPCTTESAPQQRRSRSFRGGGEPESVAPDKFRWSYRRTGSFNSSSTAGRRELEARLKGISSGEGTPASASGRRVDPFVFVEESEPKEWVAQVEPGVLITFVSLPRGGNDLKRIRFGRETFNQWQAQRWWAENCEKVIELYNVQRLNRQAFPLPTTPRSEDGSSSSKIESIQNSPVTPPLGREPLPHTFFRQVGNGISYSSSDSLDHQSTHSRSNYDSCGVSSTPKLSSISGTKTETSSMDVSIRASSSRDADRSGEISISNVSDLESEWVEQDEPGVYITIRALPDGKKEMRRVRFSREKFGDVHARLWWEENRSRIHKQYL